The sequence GTGTCTCAGGATGGAAGAAAATATCAGCATCGGTGAAAAGTAAATACTCACCTGTTGCGTGCTCAAAGCCAAGTTGATTGGCATAATTCTTCCCGAGCCAACCATCTGGCAATTTCTCAACATGGATGACACGGAGCTGTGGATACTTTTGCGCAAGCGCATCAAGAATTTCACCGGTGCGGTCAGTAGAGCGGTCGTTGATAGCAATGATTTCCAAGTTTGGGTACGTCTGTGCAAGCAGCGTGGAAAGGGCATCGTGAAGTTTTGCATCTTCATTTCGCGCGGGGACAATAACGCTTACACGAGGTAAATGGGGCGACAAGGGTAGGGGCGCATCAGCAAGGCTGGGCATCTGCTGGCGCATCAACACGGCACGAATCCAGAAGCCAATCCATGCCGCAAAATTCACAGCGGCAAAGGCGTCCCAGAAAGAAAGAGCAGAAAAGGAAAAGTCGTCAAAATGCATCTAAGGACAGAGGTTTCAATTTGAAAAGACAAACGCTAAAATTCGATATCAAATTTCTAATTTCAGTCCTTAATTGTTTCTTACTGCAAAACGATTTACTCAAAGACAACGGTTCGAGGTAAGAAGTCAAAGGAGCAAAGCATACTTTCAAGAGTAATTCAGGGCAAATGTGATGCACGAGTTCGATTTCCTTAAAGAACTGGTTATTATCAGCACGGCGGCGCTGGTGATTGTGCTCATCTTCCAGCGCATCAAGATTCCATCTGTCATTGGGCTTATTGTAACAGGCATTGTGCTGGGGCAGTCGGGTGTAAGACTGATTGAGAATATGTCGCTTATCAGTACGCTTGCTGAATTAGGCGTGGTGCTCTTGCTCTTTACGATTGGGTTGGAGTTTTCCGTAGAAGAATTGCGCCGTCTCTCGCGGATTGTGATGGTCGGTGGCATCTTTCAGGTCTTGCTAACCGGTGCAATTGTCGGTGGCTTAGCCTACTATCTTCTGCCGACAATCGGCGTCGAGATGACTTGGCAATCTGCAGTGTTTATTGGGATGGCGCTTGCGCTCAGTAGCACCGCAATTTGCCTAAAAATTCTCTCTGACCGCAATGAACTTTTCTTACCGCACGGCAAAATCGCATTGGGCATTCTCATTTTTCAAGACATTGCAATTGTGCCCATGATGATCGGCGTCAGTTTTCTCTCGCCAAATGGTCAACAGTCACTTGATAAAATTCTGCAAGACTTAGGTTTACTGGTAATTTTTGCAATTGGTATTGTGGGTGGTTTTCGTTTGATTATGCCATACCTGACAAGGATGTTAGCCTCAATCAATGCTAGAGAAGTGTTGGTCTTAGGCGCACTGTTGCTATGTTTTGGGTCAGCTTATTTGACGTCGCTAGCGGGGCTTTCTATGGCACTTGGGGCGTTTATTGCCGGCGTGATTATTTCAAGTACAGACGAAAGTCATGCTATTGCTCAAGCTATTGAACCGATTCGTGACGCACTGACAAGTATCTTTTTTGTCTCGGTCGGATTGTTGCTTAATGTCGAGCTTGAGGAACTGCCGCTTTACCTTTTGCTGGCTGTTGCGGTATTGGTCGTAAATGCTGCTTTAGCGACGGTGGTTGGTATAGCACTTGGCTATTCTTTGCGTGTGAGTCTGATGGCGGGTATGGTGCTGGCACAAGTAGGTGAGTTCTCGTTTGTGCTGGCTAAGATTGGTAAGTTTGAAGGCATTATCTCAAGCGAGGTCTATCAAGGATTGTTAGCGGTGATTGTGGTGACGATGGTTGTTACACCTGCCTTGATTGCGATGGCACCACGTGTCGCAGAGCGATTGACACCGGGCTTAGCGTTCATTCCATTGCATGAGGATGGCTCACATCCTGAAGCCGATAAACTGCAACAAGCGCAGTCACAAGCAGAAATCGAACAGTTCAATCCTCATGTCGTCGTCATTGGCTATGGTGAAAATGGACGCAATGTAGCCAGCGTACTTGCAGCAACGAATGTGCGACATACCATTTTAGACAATAACAAAGCTATCGTTGAAGCTGCGCGTCGAGCTGGCGAAAAGTATGTCTTCTACGGTGATGCAACCTCAAAGCAAGCCTTGATGCAAGTCGGCGTGCATGTGGCGCAATCAGTGGCGATAGGAATTTCAGAGGCGGAAGCCGTGGAGAAGTGCATTAAAATAACAAGAGAGTTAAATCCAAAAGCCTTTATTATTGTGCGCGCCCGCAGCTTGAGCGAGGTGTCGCGTCTCTACGCTGCAGGCGCAAGCGAAGTTGTTACAGAAAAATTTGAAACCTCGATTCAAATCTTCTCTCTGCTGCTGCGTCAATTTGGCATTCCATCGGAAGTGATTACAGAGCAACAAGAAATTATACGGCGAGAGTGCTGCAAAATTTTCCCACAATTCTCACTGCCTGATCCTACACTAGTAGCGACCAAAACCAGCACTGAGCCGCAAGCGACGGCACAAAGCGAAAAAGTCTAAGCCTACTGCCCCAGCGAAAGCGATATAGCTTGCCTGCTCAAATCACCAGCGCAAGGAAGATTACCCCAAGTCCAAACATCACAGCGACAGCTAAAAAGACAGATCCAGCTTGAATCCCCTCTTGTCCTTTGGCTTTAGAGGTACGCACCAGAGCAACGAGTGCGCCCAGCGTTAGCAAAATACCTGTAACGAGCAAAGCTAACTGCATAACTTCACCTGAAGTTCAGAGTAGTAAGCCAAGAAGCCCACGAAAAGCACCTGAAAATGTTTAGAGAAACATTTGCGGCTTGAGTTGGCGTGTAAAGTAATGCATTGCGACATTGACCATCCACACCCAATTGAATGGCTTGCCTTTCATACGATACCAGATATTTTTCCAAGAATAAATCTCGCGTTGAATCTTAATGAAGTTATGCAAAAACTCCTCACGCTCCATTTTCGCTGGCTTGTAGATGTAGTGATAGGTGTCGTACTTATCCCAGTTGAAATGCTCAATGCGCGGTTTCATCTCTTCAAACCAAGGCGTACCTGGAAATGGTGTAGCAATGGTAAAGACTGGGAACTCAATGCGGTTGCGCATAATGAAATCATATGTGCCTTGAAAACTGGCAGGTGTATCCGTGTCAAACCCAAAGATAAAATAGCCCTGAATGCCAATACCTTGGCGATGCACGTTTGCGACCACTTCATCATAGCGCGATATACGGTTCGAGCCTTTATGCACATACTTAATGGTTTCAGGAGTAACGGACTCGAAGCCAATGTTTAAGAGTTCGCAACCTGCTTCTTTAGCAAGTTCAGCTACCTTGGGATTTTCTAAGAAGTTCATTGAGATATTGGCATTCCACTTTGCTCCTAAGCCAATCATGGCATTGAGCAGTTCTTCCATAAATGCGGGCTTGAAACTAATGTTGTCATCCATGAAGGAAATATGAATATCCTTCTTGCCCAAGCGGTCTTGATGAAATTTGATTTCGTTCACGACGCGGTCGGTATCACGTGTGCGGAAAGATTTGCCGTAAATCGTTGGTGTAGTGCAGAAGTTGCAGCCGACAGGGCAGCCTTTTGTGGCAAGCAGCGGGATGCGGAAACTATAATTTTTGGAGTTCGGTGAGCGTAAAACGATGTTAAAATCGGGGCGATCCATTTCTTGCATGGATTTGAATGTGCCAGCGCGATACTGCGGTTTCATTGTGTCACGCTCAACATCTTCACGCAAAGCATCCCAAACAGATTCAACTTCGCCAAAAACCACACTGGTGGCATGTTCCTTTGCTTCTTCAAAAAGCATTGTAGGGTGCGTGCCGCCTAAGATGACGCGTTTGCCTTGCGCCAGCGCTCGATCTGCAATTTCATACGCTTTGGAGACATTGAGCGTACGTGCCGTAATAGCTACGACATCGTAAGGTGAAAAATCCTGCGGTACTTTGTCGCCAATGCGCTCATCAATAAACTCCACATCAAAGTGTTTTTGCGCCAGGGTGCCTACCATCATCAAATTGAGTGGAATGCTCACTTTCCCAGAGTCAACCATCAAGTTGGTACGGCTTTTGGGTTGGATAAGTAGCCATCGCTTGCGGCGCGTCGGTTTAGCAGGTGTAGGATTGGGCAAGATGGAGACTTGCTCTGAAGGCACGAACCCGTTCATATCGTACTCCTTTTAATGTTGCGGTTTAAGGTTAGCTTATTTTTCAAGATACGCAGAAACAAAATGAAACTCAAAGTCGAGTCAGAGCCTAAGCGCTCAAATTCAAGGCAGTTATGAAAAATTGAGATAAAATGCACTGCAAGGAAATGAAGTACATACAACTGCTGTTTGAAGAGATAGTAAATCCAACGCGCAAGAAGGTGTTCATACAACTGCCCTTGTGCCCATCAACTGAAGTAAAAAATCTATGAAAAAGAAAATTGCCGTGTTGCTCGT is a genomic window of [Chlorobium] sp. 445 containing:
- a CDS encoding B12-binding domain-containing radical SAM protein; translation: MNGFVPSEQVSILPNPTPAKPTRRKRWLLIQPKSRTNLMVDSGKVSIPLNLMMVGTLAQKHFDVEFIDERIGDKVPQDFSPYDVVAITARTLNVSKAYEIADRALAQGKRVILGGTHPTMLFEEAKEHATSVVFGEVESVWDALREDVERDTMKPQYRAGTFKSMQEMDRPDFNIVLRSPNSKNYSFRIPLLATKGCPVGCNFCTTPTIYGKSFRTRDTDRVVNEIKFHQDRLGKKDIHISFMDDNISFKPAFMEELLNAMIGLGAKWNANISMNFLENPKVAELAKEAGCELLNIGFESVTPETIKYVHKGSNRISRYDEVVANVHRQGIGIQGYFIFGFDTDTPASFQGTYDFIMRNRIEFPVFTIATPFPGTPWFEEMKPRIEHFNWDKYDTYHYIYKPAKMEREEFLHNFIKIQREIYSWKNIWYRMKGKPFNWVWMVNVAMHYFTRQLKPQMFL
- a CDS encoding sodium:proton exchanger, coding for MHEFDFLKELVIISTAALVIVLIFQRIKIPSVIGLIVTGIVLGQSGVRLIENMSLISTLAELGVVLLLFTIGLEFSVEELRRLSRIVMVGGIFQVLLTGAIVGGLAYYLLPTIGVEMTWQSAVFIGMALALSSTAICLKILSDRNELFLPHGKIALGILIFQDIAIVPMMIGVSFLSPNGQQSLDKILQDLGLLVIFAIGIVGGFRLIMPYLTRMLASINAREVLVLGALLLCFGSAYLTSLAGLSMALGAFIAGVIISSTDESHAIAQAIEPIRDALTSIFFVSVGLLLNVELEELPLYLLLAVAVLVVNAALATVVGIALGYSLRVSLMAGMVLAQVGEFSFVLAKIGKFEGIISSEVYQGLLAVIVVTMVVTPALIAMAPRVAERLTPGLAFIPLHEDGSHPEADKLQQAQSQAEIEQFNPHVVVIGYGENGRNVASVLAATNVRHTILDNNKAIVEAARRAGEKYVFYGDATSKQALMQVGVHVAQSVAIGISEAEAVEKCIKITRELNPKAFIIVRARSLSEVSRLYAAGASEVVTEKFETSIQIFSLLLRQFGIPSEVITEQQEIIRRECCKIFPQFSLPDPTLVATKTSTEPQATAQSEKV